GCCGACGCGCAGCTGATCAGGTACGCGGCGGGTCATCACGCGAACGCGACCGACCAGCAGGTTGCGCACATGGCTGGGATCCTCGACTTCCTGGCCCGCCACCTCTGATCCGCCGGGTCGGGCGCCCGCGGCGTTAGACGTTCCAGGCCGAGACCCGGTCGAAGGGAACCTCCACGATCATCGAGGTCCCCGCGTCGATCGGAGCCTGGGCCTCGTACTGCTCGAACTTCCCGTAGAGCAGGTTCCGTCCTCGCTCGAAGTCCGGACCCGACTCCAGGAACAGCACCGGTCCGTGAACGATCACCTGCCGCAGCGCCGCCCAGTCCTCCGAGTACTCGTCGAAGCCGATCGCCACCCAGTCATTGAACCGCATGTTCCGGACCTTCTGCGTGTCGATCTCGGTCGCGAAGACGATGCGATCCATGTCGAGCA
The sequence above is a segment of the Actinomycetota bacterium genome. Coding sequences within it:
- a CDS encoding pyridoxamine 5'-phosphate oxidase family protein — its product is MPDRLSPAQASFVSARRVAALATVKPDGMPHVVPICTVLDMDRIVFATEIDTQKVRNMRFNDWVAIGFDEYSEDWAALRQVIVHGPVLFLESGPDFERGRNLLYGKFEQYEAQAPIDAGTSMIVEVPFDRVSAWNV